Proteins from one Oryza sativa Japonica Group chromosome 12, ASM3414082v1 genomic window:
- the LOC9271663 gene encoding F-box protein PP2-B10: MKQSRREEVDDDVSVGKKEEEAGYCSSSSISRLPEACLAHAISFTTPTDACRCSAVSADFQAAASSNAVWERFLPPDYHSILARADDPVDFTTSNKELFLSLAQDHVLLDQRSKSFWLERTSGAKCYLLSSRSLEIAWGDDARYWRWIYLPDSRFERVAALVFVCWFHLRGRINCRELSPNTRYIVYLIFKLADKSYGLDCRTQEAYITMDDQVVSAKRTVSLHPRTQETPLDMGRSEVGRAEETVSYPRERGDGWMEVQLGHFYNHQGDGMVVINLQEIVQLNSKKGLILEGMEIRHSIGP, encoded by the exons ATGAAGCAATCACGAAGGGAGGAAGTGGACGACGATGTGAGCGTTGGTAAGAAGGAGGAAGAAGCAGGatactgcagcagcagcagcatctcaCGCCTCCCAGAGGCATGCCTGGCTCATGCAATCTCCTTCACCACTCCCACGGACGCCTGCCGCTgctccgccgtctccgccgacTTCCAAGCAGCGGCGAGCTCCAACGCCGTGTGGGAGCGCTTCCTGCCGCCGGACTACCACTCCATCCTCGCTCGAGCCGACGATCCTGTGGATTTCACCACTTCCAACAAGGAGCTCTTCCTCAGCCTCGCCCAGGACCACGTCCTTCTCGACCAACGCAGCAAG AGTTTTTGGTTGGAAAGAACAAGCGGAGCTAAATGCTACTTGCTATCATCCAGATCATTAGAGATAGCATGGGGGGATGATGCCCGGTACTGGAGATGGATCTACTTACCCGATTCCAG GTTTGAAAGAGTAGCTGCGCTTGTATTTGTCTGCTGGTTCCATTTGCGTGGCCGCATCAACTGCAGAGAGCTCTCACCCAACACACGATACATAGTCTATCTCATCTTCAAATTGGCAGATAAATCATACGGGCTTGACTGCCGGACACAAGAGGCATATATCACCATGGACGATCAAGTAGTGTCTGCCAAGCGCACCGTCTCTCTGCACCCACGCACGCAAGAGACACCTCTTGACATGGGTAGAAGCGAAGTAGGACGAGCAGAGGAGACAGTGAGCTATCCGAGAGAACGGGGTGACGGCTGGATGGAGGTACAACTGGGGCACTTCTacaaccaccaaggagatggaATGGTTGTTATCAACCTGCAAGAGATCGTCCAGCTCAACTCGAAGAAAGGACTTATCCTCGAGGGTATGGAAATTAGACACAGCATTGGTCCTTAA
- the LOC9266576 gene encoding aladin has translation MPSFPPPGTVTICEINRDLVAADALSDDGAKDAYGDVLGMVFSPIPFQPDAIVATHEPPAVTEAAEIVPRTSLASTVAESFKQMLFPSCDFFLKDQCCV, from the exons ATGCCGAGCTTCCCTCCGCCCGGCACCGTCACCATCTGCGAGATCAACCGCGACCTAG TTGCGGCGGATGCGCTGTCCGACGATGGAGCCAAGGATGCCTACGGGGATGTCCTC GGAATGGTCTTCAGCCCGATTCCTTTCCAGCCGGATGCGATTGTTGCCACCCACGAGCCTCCTGCTGTCACTGAAGCTGCTGAGATTGTCCCCAGAACAAGTTTAGCTTCCACCGTAGCTGAGTCCTTCAAACAAATGCTATTCCCTTCTTGCGAT TTCTTCCTTAAGGACCAATGCTGTGTCTAA
- the LOC4351414 gene encoding probable protein S-acyltransferase 1, with protein MIMASSQEFEANDPQQLHAKPKRLYQVWKGNNIFLCGGRLIIGPDAASLLLSMFLILGPAIVFSYQMESTIHRSQQRMHRAAQLIVIITTAADLFFLFMTSARDPGIVPRNTRAPPEVDEFLGSTTPSMEWSSGRTPRMRFRRSKDVTVNGFTVKVKFCETCLRYRPPRSSHCSICNNCVEKFDHHCPWVGQCIGLRNYRYFFLFVATSTFLCIFVFIFSWVNVYYERGYNGGSIWKALRKEVYSFVLIIYTFIVVWFVGGLTVFHLYLISTNQTTYENFRYHYNKDNPYRKSIAANFVDVFFTKIPPPQNNFRSWVGEGALEAGFYTPYIALDLTDPREKIDLEMGNKDILVGGIQIPTVLQNIDYGSFEDNPDDKNRNEDDRLVPFASTWAQQANEGARTSEIATVEYKDEISEDGGKEIISSNTSSEQTSIEANAAASEDESNEDNAGKSNSSDRSSTQNLGDVNYSSVLLI; from the exons ATGATCATGGCGTCATCACAGGAGTTCGAGGCTAATGACCCACAGCAGCTGCACGCCAAGCCCAAGAGGCTCTACCAAGTCTGGAAGGGAAACAAC ATATTCCTGTGTGGTGGACGCCTTATTATTGGCCCGGATGCAGCCTCCCTGCTGCTTTCCATGTTTCTCATCCTTGGCCCGGCCATCGTCTTCAGCTATCAGATGGAGTCCACAATCCACCGCTCTCAACAACGGATGCATCGAGCTGCACAGCTGATAGTCATCATCACAACAGCAGCG gaccttttcttcctcttcaTGACATCAGCCAGGGACCCAGGGATAGTGCCAAGGAACACAAGAGCACCACCTGAAGTCGATGAATTTCTTGGCTCAACCACACCATCGATGGAGTGGAGCTCAGGGAGAACTCCGCGGATGAGGTTCCGTAGGTCAAAGGATGTTACAGTCAATGGCTTCACGGTGAAGGTGAAGTTTTGCGAGACCTGCCTAAGGTACCGCCCACCACGATCCTCACATTGCTCCATCTGCAACAACTGCGTCGAAAAGTTTGATCACCACTGTCCATGGGTCGGCCAATGCATTGGACTT AGGAACTACCGCTACTTCTTTCTGTTTGTAGCGACATCGACTTTCCTgtgcatatttgttttcatcTTTTCATGGGTGAATGTCTACTATGAAAGGGGATACAATGGCGGATCCATCTGGAAGGCTTTGCGAAAGGAAGTATACTCATTTGTGctaatcatatatacttttatCGTTGTATGGTTTGTTGGTGGTCTCACAGTATTTCATCTTTATCTGATCAGTACTAATCAG ACAACATATGAAAACTTCAGATACCACTACAACAAGGACAACCCCTACCGAAAGAGCATTGCAGCAAACTTTGTAGATGTGTTCTTCACCAAGATCCCTCCACCCCAGAACAATTTCCGTTCATGGGTAGGTGAGGGCGCACTGGAAGCTGGATTTTATACTCCATATATTGCGCTGGATTTGACTGATCCAAGGGAAAAGATTGATTTAGAGATGGGAAACAAGGATATACTTGTTGGGGGTATTCAGATCCCAACAGTGCTTCAGAACATAGACTATGGTTCCTTTGAAGATAATCCAGATGACAAGAACAGGAATGAAGATGATAGACTAGTGCCTTTTGCTTCAACTTGGGCACAACAAGCAAATGAAGGTGCTCGAACATCTGAAATAGCTACTGTAGAATATAAGGACGAAATAAGTGAAGATGGTGGTAAGGAAATTATTAGTTCAAACACAAGTTCAGAACAAACATCAATAGAAGCTAATGCAGCAGCATCTGAGGATGAAAGCAATGAGGACAATGCTGGAAAAAGTAACAGTTCAGATAGAAGTTCTACCCAAAATTTGGGGGATGTGAACTATAGCTCTGTATTACTCATCTAA